The region ccctaacaggggtgacgtcacacatcttgatattcacagaaaaccagaatacaagggattataggagtaataattataggagtaataataacTATTTCCCCTAATGTTGTGATTTTCATCTTTctaccaccagatggcagcatcaTACCATCTATCTAATTTAACCTAGCGCTGCTCTAATATaatttacacatatatatatatatatatatatatatatatacccctatcTATCTCTTTGGACACAGCTCTATCTTATTATATGTATTTGCCAGGTTTTGCCCATGTTTTTATATCCTTTATAATGCAACTGACATGCATAATCCTAGATACCCGTGCCATATCATTCCATTCCACTATTTCCATTTGTGAATAGAACGAGGGTACGCTGTTTCGTTCTGGACGTTGTGGagaaaggacacaagccagataaCTCTCCACAGAGATcctatttgggccctggccctctgccaggtccccgtacctacaagtcagtcttagtcagtaacCCACATGTGAAGGATGtaagacagcacactgtcaccaaccctctaaagcactatgcagtgttaaactcctcttaagagagaactagccagagacaacctcaacccatgccgaggacaaggagaagtcacagagcaggacagtatccactaaagagccacagagccaggaactgatccggacagagcgaagttgcagtagcctatgaactccatctcgcagcgcgggtgtcagcagggaaccctcagcattctgctcatcccaggtaacaaggtctgtcgACCATTAGGATGGTTCAgttgagtctagtgggcataaggtggtgttaagactgaagtcaaaggtcaattcacaggcacaggtgttcttcttcttattattattctattctacctcattctccaacatcccggcagagcacagtactacatgggttgagactctcacggcatcctcctctctgctactctacttcttgtatcactcagcacaacTATATCccacactgcacttctactacagatctggtcgttctattatcaagtgtttattggaactttatcaagtgtGTTCTAGAGACTTTATCTAAGAAACCCTATGATGTCATTTCTGTATAACCTGCTGCACTTTTACAAgcagtaaaccaactcaactatATTCGCCACCACCAACATAGCACACaacgcaaccttgggacacttccctttctgtgggtggcgggtcctactatccggagggtcattataccactctggccatttgtaacataaccccaagggacccagtagcaacccggtaggacactgaccacaggagaaaagggtacaaccggccttccaAACTAAAAgtaggcatgccatcacacctgtgtgatCCGGCtttatctcggccatccaccaccgatgtggtgtcacactacaacacctagcaagtgaccgaccacccctccgatataacatcacacgggggtacaccacatatgGCCCCACCACCTGCCGTATCCCCGAACATCTGGCCCCACCACCTGCCGTATCCCCGAACATCTGGCCCCACCACCTGCCGTATCACCGAACATCTGGCCCCACCACCTGCCGTATCCCTGAACATCTGGCCCCACCACCTGCCGTATCCCTGAACATCTGGCCCCACCACCTGCCGTATCCCTGAACATCTGGCCCCACCACCTGCCGTATCCCTGAACATCTGGCCCCACCACCTGCCGTATCCCTGAACATCTGGCCCCACCACCTGCCGTATCCCTGAACATCTGGCCCCACCACCTGCCGTATCCCTGAACATCTGGCCCCACTACCTGCCCTATCCCTGAACATCTGGCCCCACCACTTGCCGTATTCCTGAACATCtggccccaccacctgccctattCCGGAACATCTGGCCCCACTACCTGCCCTATCCCTGAACATCTGGCCCCACCACTTGCCGTATTCCTGAACATCTGGCCCCACCAACTGCCCTATTCCGGAACATCTGGACCCACAACCTGCCCTATCCCTGAACATCTGGCCCCACCACCTGCCGTATTCCTGAACATCTGGCCCCACTACCTGACGTATTCCGGAACATCTTGCCCCACCACCTGTCCTATTCCTaaatacctagccttggtttttcccttgtcattacattgacttatagggccactgaatatggtggttttggtggtttccttacaggtgccgccccttggctgggtccttcccggtgggatatctggctagtcctgggtttcgagactctttaatgaggctccatgggctcttcttttgcatatttatgtctcccagggggcaatgcacctaggagatcattgatcgctttcactagcagccggcagtgttatctttgagaTCTCCCTGAGATCATCGATTCTCTTAAAGCTTTAGAGGGGGAGAGAAGCCATCGGTCTTCACTCTGTATAACACGCAGCGCTGTCAGGGACTGTCCGTAAAGTTCACTCCTGTTTGCATAATTCATTGTATTTGACCTGTGACCCCTATGCCATACTGGCTTCCCTATGTTATTCCACCTATATCACTGTATTGGCCTGAGGAAGGGTCCGGTCCCAGTCCACAGGGCATCGATTGATAAAGAGTTGGGGCTGAGGTCTTCAGTATCCAGGGTGAGATGATACAGGAGGGGAAGCCTCTAGGTGGCTCGGTCCATTCACTATATCCAAGTACTGAGAGGCTCAGGGAGGCACAAATGTGGAGCGGCCATAAAACACCCAAAAGCACTTTTCTTGTATGTATTAAAATGCACCAAGAATGGAAAGAAGTGTGTGGCGTCACGCTTCCATCTAGCAACACCATCAAGGGGTCACCACAAGTGATTCCACCAACTAAGAATGGAGCAACACCTGCTCAGTGCCGGACAGTGGAGCTTTGGCGTCAGACATTACAGGAACCAATCATCTCCCTGAGGAGTGTGACCCGGCCCAGCTCCTTATAGCTGCCGGCTACACCTCACTGACCCTGTGCCAGCCGAGGCGGCAATATAAAATCTTTGTGTAATGCTCAGTCCAAGCATCGGTAACCAGGCATTGGGGAAGCCTGAGTGCTGTCAATCAGGCGTAAGTGATGGGAAGAGGGCGGAGGCAGTGTGACTACATACCGCTATAGCTCTGCCCCAATGCCTGGTCTAGTCTAGTCTctagagtctcgaaacacaggaccagccagatatccctctctatACAGTATCAGAGGTTGTATCATAGGACAcccactctaatatacagtatatagaagataATTTTTAAGCCTTTAAAGCCCCTATAGGTCCTGCCCCTTCCGTCGCCTCCCACCCAGATACATAAAGATCAGAAGTTAGTAGGACATTTTACCCCTAGTGGTCTTGGTATCTTTTTTAGATACATATTTTCTATCATTTGAGCCACAtaataagccatgttcacaccacaGTCATGCTTTCCATTTTTCAGCTCTGCCAtaacaacataaaaacaaaaatgatGGCATGCTGGATCGGCCGTATGATGGACATCAATGACGCCCGACTGACCACGCCGACTTGTCATTTACGCCATTGTAAGAATCTGCTGCCGAGTCTTGAACACGACCTAAGATATATTACGTTTTCCTATAATAGCAGAGACCTTTATAATGATGTTTTTGCTTCAGCATTTTTGTATTTTACCTGTAAGAATAACCTGATTTGCAGAGTCCCACAGCGGCCAATTTACCATGGTGCAGCGGTGCGGAGGTGCTCGGGCCACTCACATCTTAGCTGATCCCTTGGCTGATCCCTTCCGATCCGATGTGACCTCCACCAGGACGATAAATACTGGATAAAACACTTGGGCCCCAACACATAATTGGCCCCCATGGTGCATCACTAGAGATGGTAGAATCTTGGTGGAAATTTTCTGTGAGTCCGGATGGAGCGGCTAATTATAATGCTACCGAACCAGAAATATCAGGAGAGGACAAAACCCTATAAAAGAGCATAGAAAACCATGAGGACGGGAAGGATCTCCATTGTACACGTCTCTCCTCCAGACGTCTAATGTCTTGTACTAAGGATCCGAGGGCTACACAATATGATGATTAGAGGTGGAGGTCTAAGAACATCCTCAGGTCTACGTCAGACTCTGGTAGACAATGTGGTGGAGCCACTGATCATCACCGACTCCCAACAGATACAAGATACAAAGAAGGTAAAGATATAGAAGGTATAGAATTTATAACATTCTGAGCGATGTATATGTGATGGCGATCTCTTCATTCTGCTATTTACACAGGTGGTTAGAACCTAGGACTGAATCATGGCGGCCATCAACATCTCCAGCGTGTACACCAGTGTCTTTATCCTGGTGGGGATCCCGGACCTTGAGTCTTATCACGTGTGGCTATCGGTCCCCATCTTCATCATGTATGTTGTAGCCATGTTGGGGAACCTCCTGATGTTCCTCCTTATAACCATGGAACCGCGGCTTCACAATCCCATGTATTATTTCCTCTGTACTTTGTCCATCACTGATTTGATTGTATTGAACGCCATTGTCCTGAAACTTCTCTGTATCCTCTGGCTGAATGACAAGAAGATCTCTTTCTTCTCCTGCCTTGTGCAGATGTTCCTCATCTACTGTTTCAGCTCTTCAGAATCGGGAATCCTCACGGCCATGGCCTTCGATAGGTACATGGCCATCTGTGATCCTCTACATTACACAAGTGCATTAACCAACACATTAATAGTGAAAATAGTGATAGCTCTGGTGATACGAGGAGCCATCATCACAACCCCCATTATATGGATGGCCAATAAACTCCCGTACTGCCAGAGCCACCACATCCCTTACTCCTACTGTGACCACATGTCGGTCGTGAAGTTAGCCTGTACAGACGTCACCATCAACAGTGTCTATGGGTTGATTACAGCCATGATAATCATTGTGTTTGATGTGTCATGCATTGCTGGATCCTATATCTGTATACTGAGGGCAGTTTTAAGACTTTCCACTAAGAACGCTAAGAGTAAGGCCTTCGGGACGTGTACGTCCCACATCTCGATCATCCTCATATTCTACAGCCTTGGATTGTTTTCCATTCTGACTCATAGACTAGGTCACGTAGCTCCATACATCCATGTGATTGTGGCCACCCTCTACCTGCTCATCCCACCAACCCTCAACCCCATCATCTATGGTGTGAAGACCAAGGAGATCCGCACGGCAGCCCTCCAGCTCTTTACTCGCCCTGTATTATAGGACTAGGAGGAGAAGGTTGTGGCATGGATGTATGGACGTCTGTGTGAGAGAAGTCATTGTTCTTTGTATAAGCTTGGAGAATGCAGTAAGATGATGATGATACAATGACGTTTCGGTAAACAACACTTTTTAAATATAATATTGTGCATTGTGATACTTCTGTTCTCATTATATTCCATTTTTGTGTAAAGCTCTCATGTCGTCTCTTATCTCTTTCTATGTTATAAACTTTATTAGTCAACTAAGATAATCAATATAAAAACCTGAAGAGACCGCTGCAACCACCATTATGCTTCTTAATCAGTGTGAACTGTGTCCTGTGCAAAACGTGTGGTGTAGGGAGGCGCCGCTAACGCCCAGGGACTCACCGGGTCTATACTGCTCCATCCAAGGAAAAAGCCAGCGATGCAGCCGTCCCATAAAAAACACTTATATTCAATGTCGGATAAAAAACAAATCTCCATATAGACGGTACATGCAACGTGTTTCAGCGTAAAACGTCTTAATCACTGCATAAAAACATAATGTGCACAAGGCATATAAATAGTGTTATGAAGAGAGCGGCTTACATCATAGAGGAATCACCAACAAGCAAATAGTCAGAACAATGGCGGTGCCAGGTGGGGGAGCAGGTAGCACCATCTACTGGTCGGAGGATACAATGCAATAGTATCAGTAATAGATATAGAGGGAAGCGAGACGGCAAATGTAATAGCCAATAGGCCTCTCTATTACGTAACCTATGTTACCCGTCTCCTCCTCTTAGACTCCTGAATACTTTCTCTATCATAGAATCTACAATATTTTATATCACCATTGTGCGGCAATGCGTGGTGATGCTCCTGACACGTTAGTCTTATATACAAATGCTCCGGTACGAAGTGCAGCCTATGTATAACGTATTACAAGCTGCACACTCCATGCCATAGACGACATCATCActgtcacagtttatgtatgtgATATCTAGTATGGGCTCACTAGATATGGGAGGATAATCTATTACAGCCCATAGTCCAGAATTCTATCGGGTGCTTGAAAGATAGAGCGGTACTGGATCAGCCTGGATAAGGGTATAAATGGGGGTCatgtgatgtgggggggggctgtattccCACGTAGAGCATGACTTAGCATTGGTTGGGTTACACCACCATCTGATGTGATGATGAACCTCTGGGATATAAATGAATTTATTATACTAGCAAGGGAATTTCTGCTGAAATATAATTACTTTCTGTACAACCAGTCATTATCTACAAGTTAGCGGAGCCCCGATGTGGGTCTTGATTCTCCCCGACTCTCTCAAATCTGTACATGATTTGATGGGAAGAAATTTTGTCTACACATCATATGAcagggactagtgatgagcgagtactaaaatgctcgggtgctcgtttcgagtaacaaaccccattgaagtcaatgggaaactcaagcatttttgcagggtaACCAAGTTcggcagagggaaggtcgtgcgaaaacctgtcaacctcagaacaccatggaaatggacaggaaacagcaggggcagcatgtatggatgcctctgaggctgcctaatgacaccattatgccaaattctgggcaacagcctggttaaaacagaggtgggcatatggaccacccaaaaactcagcctgacacagcatggcagtgagaatacagggaaccattaaagacaagtagcatatgatgaaccaccccaaaacttagcctgacaccacagaacaccatggaaatggacaggaaacagcaggggcagcatgtatggatgcctctgaggctgccttatcgcaccattacgccaaattctgggcaacagcctggtggtcaacgtCAAGACAATagtgacccagaccaagatggtcAAGGCACATGtgaccaaggtcaaaggcctgaaggtcactttgaaggtgaaaggccttggagagtgtttccctgccaatgcctgacaagctgactgctcccctcctcccccttaataccttgtctttttttaaaaattactaGACTGAGCAGTAGCTGACtcctgcctttgaaacagctacaaaatgaaaggacggcagaggacacccgcaagttgacatccaccgattgtatggttcgaaatggacaacacaaggatcctaaattaggatccaccattttcactgtctgttccttttagttgtggcgtgtatcttggagatacaatagatgacctgacagccctgcaaaatagcacttgaattgaagttgatttgatttgaaaattgaaattgaacattaaaaataagaccataaagtggcctttaccggcctttagatgacgtggaacctcccaaaaattaggcctgacacagcatggcggtgagaactcagtgaacaagatAGATAAGGCAGGCGaagaacctcccaaaaattaggcctgacacagcatggcgatgagaactcagtgaacaaggtagataaggcagccgttcaacccaggggcgtagctaagattcatggggcccgatagcaaaaaactgtacggggccccctgaatcctgtacatccccaccccccatagatagccaactctcaaacacacacaatgacgcacatatatacacacacagaggcaccattaacatatatacaaatacaccaCTGACATTAACACATTTACACTGggatgtgattacactagtgacaACATagacaccatgaatagactgtacacagggaaatcatctcccaAGTGTAATAAGAACCTGAATCTTTACTGAATTCATGCAAAAACAGGTAAAACGAGAGGACGCCTAGCGTGTAgcagcgacagctgtttcctgcctaTCCGGCACTTCTTCACGGCTACGCAGCCGTGAAGAAGTGTCGGATAGGCAGGAAACAGGTGAAGACATCtaatggtgagtgccatgtctatCTCTCTTTTGTGAcattcttttattagagcccagcattaatagaaactgctgcagaacatctttgggacaaaacctgtcaatcacttgagacactgctgacacacacacacatataacgaTCAACATTTAGACTTAGatttagaaaattcgtaagaaaaatagttattgAGGGCTGAACAGTACAGTGGCGGGTCCCACTTCCTCTGTGGGAGGGGGGATGTGGTGGTCGGCTGTCAGTGGTATACctaacatgaaggcagagcagggctTTCTGGGGCCCCCTTCTTGCAAGGcccccatagcagttgccttccctgccttcatggtacctACGCCACTGGTTCAACCtccaaaaaattaggcctgacgcagcagagtaccgagggacagccaccgccatgaggttcctaaaagcctctgtctgtaccagccgatagggccgcatctccaggctcagcagtttgcctatgtgcacatttagggcttgtgcatgcgagtgagtggcagtgtatttgcgcttccgtggaaaggtctgctgcagggacagttgctgCGGGGatagttgaacgctgcgcttggacaccttgctggagggtgtggagcataatggagatgaaggggtgcgtgtagggtgggaggcgctcgtgcctggggcctgggcggggggactgacagagccagcacctgacacaggggaaggagcaggggtgcgactgcagtcactgaacggccttggttccactgagtggggtgtttagcactcatatgcctgcgcatgctggtagtggttaggctggtagtggtggctcccctgctgatcctggcgtggcacacgttacacactacagtccgtcggtcatccacaatttctttaaaaaacctccagacttgggaacatctagccctggtcatgggagtttgactccgtgaaacagttgctgatctactcgctctgcccctgcttctccctctgcccctgcctctccctctgcccctgcctctccctctgcccctgcttctccctctgcccacccctcttcctcttccaaccggtcctgcgggtgaacttgcctccccctcagaagcacggtcttcactaggcttatccacccagctcgggtcagtcacctcgtcctcatccaccagctctcactctcctcctcactttgagttacatccatgacaacaacctcactgtctgacaaccgggtctcatcgtcatcatcagacacctcttccaaccctgcttgcaggtccccactctcatcacccactgactgcgtgagctggatagtttgggcatcaggacagatcgactgctccggttgctctgactcagggaagggtccagaacacagttcctgggagcatggtggtggtggtggtggatctgattcccttctttccctggaggggccaggctgtggggaaggaggctgagcttctagatcaagggttccactcccttgggtagattgggtggactgcgtggaaggctgggtggtggataagttactggacacattatccgctatccacgtgatcacctgttcacactgctgcggtttcaatagtggtgtaccctgcgGCCCcgagttgcgagaagaagctagggagtgaatgtctgcggtgtgccactgctacctcctcaatgggtgctgctgtgtcaccctgccctgaaccacggcctctgccaactgcatcgcttggaaccccacacccatgccttcatcctcatcctcgacccttacccctggggttcaccattttatggacactgcacagtcaagactgagatagctgcgctacagatcacagcaa is a window of Dendropsophus ebraccatus isolate aDenEbr1 chromosome 5, aDenEbr1.pat, whole genome shotgun sequence DNA encoding:
- the LOC138793324 gene encoding olfactory receptor 52K2-like, which gives rise to MAAINISSVYTSVFILVGIPDLESYHVWLSVPIFIMYVVAMLGNLLMFLLITMEPRLHNPMYYFLCTLSITDLIVLNAIVLKLLCILWLNDKKISFFSCLVQMFLIYCFSSSESGILTAMAFDRYMAICDPLHYTSALTNTLIVKIVIALVIRGAIITTPIIWMANKLPYCQSHHIPYSYCDHMSVVKLACTDVTINSVYGLITAMIIIVFDVSCIAGSYICILRAVLRLSTKNAKSKAFGTCTSHISIILIFYSLGLFSILTHRLGHVAPYIHVIVATLYLLIPPTLNPIIYGVKTKEIRTAALQLFTRPVL